The Ooceraea biroi isolate clonal line C1 chromosome 1, Obir_v5.4, whole genome shotgun sequence genome has a window encoding:
- the LOC113562569 gene encoding uncharacterized protein LOC113562569 — MYICEEDSGDVGGCRLISVRQCVDVDGARGTSRSERRRIDGDDETNNVEQRHEGDDDARVALENVDERIVPSSVLKKVSGSELSAKPREFRKNQSWKGPSRIVRDVHAFKGSRRSASFILTREVGGTVRNVIAEQRGNTVEDDGYTAVVNPQYCDTLTRSIYASSRNENTRGRILKRSTSAPGTGEQISPANNLARTKEQSRVSANDRAVNEKAKDTKENTHPGNSVPGHSTFPSNLDVTDGAQITRYRLRTESRSSRSQESATKTEQSIARRATAPPIDLARRAKAASFVIERKRHRPSAKTPSRSTEDLSQCTTKSDTGADGMRNCGSAVAGVLENEGCVLLGVRSLEDAPQVILAPRQDDRCTRRDRERARILRRRRINGRSASVPRLNVSGIFRISDERL, encoded by the coding sequence ATGTATATCTGCGAGGAAGATAGTGGGGACGTCGGCGGCTGTCGTCTGATCTCTGTACGTCAGtgcgtcgacgtcgacggaGCACGCGGGACGTCGCGATCCGAGAGACGACGAAttgacggcgacgacgagacCAACAACGTGGAGCAACGTCACGagggcgacgacgacgcgaggGTGGCGCTGGAGAATGTGGACGAGCGCATCGTGCCGTCGAGCGTCCTGAAGAAAGTCAGCGGCTCCGAGTTGTCGGCGAAGCCGCGGGAGTTCCGCAAAAATCAATCCTGGAAGGGTCCCTCGCGGATAGTTCGCGATGTGCACGCGTTCAAGGGATCCCGGCGCAGCGCAAGCTTCATCCTGACTCGGGAGGTTGGCGGGACGGTGCGGAACGTGATCGCTGAACAGCGCGGAAACACTGTGGAGGACGATGGATACACGGCGGTGGTGAACCCGCAGTACTGCGACACGTTGACACGCTCGATCTACGCGTCGTCCAGGAATGAGAATACTCGCGGACGCATCTTGAAGAGGAGCACTTCCGCGCCGGGAACCGGCGAGCAGATCTCTCCCGCGAATAATCTCGCGAGGACCAAAGAGCAATCGCGTGTTAGCGCGAACGATCGCGCGGTGAACGAGAAGGCAAAGGATACCAAAGAGAACACACACCCCGGGAACTCGGTTCCAGGACACAGTACTTTCCCGTCGAATCTTGACGTCACAGACGGGGCGCAGATAACTAGATATCGTCTGAGGACTGAGTCACGATCGAGCAGATCGCAGGAATCCGCGACGAAGACGGAGCAGTCGATCGCGAGGCGTGCTACCGCGCCACCGATCGATCTCGCGAGGCGTGCGAAAGCTGCGTCCTTCGTAATCGAGCGAAAGAGACACCGACCGAGTGCGAAGACGCCCTCGAGGTCCACGGAGGACCTGTCGCAGTGCACGACAAAAAGCGACACGGGTGCTGATGGAATGCGGAATTGCGGCAGCGCTGTTGCGGGCGTCCTCGAGAACGAGGGTTGCGTCCTGCTTGGGGTACGATCCCTTGAAGACGCGCCCCAGGTCATCTTGGCACCGCGGCAGGACGACAGGTGCACGAGGAGGgatcgcgaacgcgcgaggATCCTGAGGCGCAGGAGGATCAATGGCAGATCAGCCTCGGTGCCCAGATTGAACGTGAGTGGAATCTTTCGGATATCCGACGAAAGgctgtaa